One window from the genome of Terrimicrobium sacchariphilum encodes:
- a CDS encoding prepilin-type N-terminal cleavage/methylation domain-containing protein yields MKKRSAFTLIELLVGMAILSILLLLIFNVIERTGALSSGSMSRMEAARIARECFDLIGRDLSGAQLPYNRSATNSLQFLVNPKDLEPSYANPHSIFWQAPLASSAENGNLAMAGYFVQRDVVTSDPKQNRFQLRRLYVEQSDTNRFDLLSTSGGNAWYRALVPEFAPTTESPQSAQGFKGWVADGVLGLWVRCLDARGKPIKLTAAGTDLQASFDSRQAFQSDRNRYPSTGFSALPAFVEVGMVTCSPSDTRRITKLPASGASGNPDTFYQDLNAFAANLQNDNPAAKSIMVSSRIIPILTADP; encoded by the coding sequence ATGAAAAAGCGCAGTGCTTTCACTCTCATCGAGTTGCTTGTGGGCATGGCGATCCTTTCCATACTGCTGCTGCTTATCTTCAACGTGATCGAGCGGACGGGTGCGCTTTCCTCCGGCAGCATGTCGCGGATGGAGGCCGCACGCATCGCCCGGGAGTGTTTTGACTTGATCGGGCGGGATCTGTCTGGAGCACAGTTGCCTTACAACCGGTCGGCCACGAATTCGCTGCAGTTCCTCGTCAATCCCAAGGATCTTGAGCCATCCTATGCCAATCCGCACTCCATCTTCTGGCAGGCACCGCTGGCCTCGTCTGCCGAGAACGGCAACCTGGCAATGGCGGGATATTTTGTCCAACGGGATGTGGTGACCTCCGATCCGAAGCAGAACCGCTTCCAGCTTCGCCGACTCTATGTGGAGCAATCGGACACGAACCGGTTTGATCTCCTTTCCACGAGTGGAGGCAACGCGTGGTATCGAGCGCTGGTCCCGGAGTTTGCCCCGACGACCGAGTCTCCCCAAAGCGCGCAGGGTTTCAAGGGGTGGGTGGCAGACGGTGTGCTGGGGTTGTGGGTGCGATGTCTGGATGCAAGGGGCAAACCGATCAAGCTGACCGCGGCCGGGACTGATCTGCAGGCATCTTTTGACTCGCGGCAGGCCTTTCAATCCGATCGCAATCGTTATCCCTCCACAGGTTTTTCTGCACTCCCCGCATTCGTTGAGGTCGGAATGGTCACGTGTTCTCCCAGCGACACACGGAGGATTACGAAGCTTCCCGCGTCCGGCGCCAGTGGCAATCCGGATACCTTCTATCAGGATCTGAATGCCTTCGCGGCCAACCTGCAAAACGACAATCCTGCGGCGAAATCGATTATGGTTTCCTCGCGTATCATTCCCATTCTGACGGCAGATCCCTGA
- a CDS encoding fumarylacetoacetate hydrolase family protein, with the protein MKIIRYQTPDDQTHFGRLLESGQAERLSGDLFSGLSPTGTHDTIKKLLAPLEPTAILCIGLNYRHHAAESGAKTPQMPILFVKGTNTLQHPGDPIEIPTKMASHEVDYECELAVVIGRPCKNVRKEDALDYVLGYTCANDVSARDWQLKMGGGQWCRGKFFDTFCPLGPVLVTTDDIPDPNQLGIRTILNGETVQDWNTDDMIFNVPTLIEFLSGSTTLLPGTVILTGTPHGVGMAAKPPRWLKPGDEITIEIDNIGRLTNPVATEKA; encoded by the coding sequence ATGAAAATCATCCGCTACCAAACTCCCGACGACCAGACCCACTTCGGCAGGCTCCTGGAGTCCGGCCAGGCCGAGCGCCTCTCGGGCGATCTGTTCTCCGGTCTGTCTCCGACAGGCACACATGACACGATCAAAAAACTCCTGGCTCCCCTGGAACCCACGGCGATCCTTTGCATCGGGCTGAACTATCGTCACCACGCAGCGGAAAGCGGCGCCAAGACGCCCCAGATGCCGATCCTCTTCGTGAAGGGAACCAATACCCTCCAGCATCCGGGCGACCCGATCGAGATCCCGACAAAGATGGCGAGCCATGAGGTGGATTACGAGTGCGAGCTTGCCGTCGTCATCGGCCGTCCCTGCAAGAACGTACGCAAGGAAGATGCCCTCGACTACGTCCTCGGCTACACCTGCGCCAATGACGTGAGCGCCCGCGACTGGCAGCTCAAGATGGGCGGCGGCCAGTGGTGCCGCGGCAAATTCTTCGACACGTTCTGCCCGCTCGGCCCGGTGCTCGTCACGACCGATGACATCCCCGACCCCAACCAACTCGGTATCCGCACCATCCTGAATGGCGAGACCGTTCAGGATTGGAATACCGATGACATGATCTTCAACGTACCCACCCTCATCGAGTTCCTCAGCGGCAGCACCACACTCCTGCCAGGCACCGTGATCCTCACCGGGACTCCCCATGGTGTCGGGATGGCCGCCAAGCCCCCGCGCTGGCTGAAGCCCGGCGACGAAATCACCATCGAGATCGACAACATCGGTCGCCTGACCAATCCGGTCGCCACCGAGAAAGCCTGA
- a CDS encoding N-acetylglucosamine-6-phosphate deacetylase has translation MNFFDIQVNGYAGIDFNQDNLSRVDLLHACGRLRRDGTAKVLATIITDHADSMARRIETLARLKTDNSLTDEVIAGIHIEGPFISDREGFRGAHPADAIRPADVGLMRELLTAGRGHIRLVTLAPEQDPSGATIRFLRDQGVAVSAGHTDASLEELRGAIRHGLSLFTHLGNACPASLPRHDNIIQRALFLRDQLILCFIADGVHIPTFVLKNYLDLAGLERSIVTTDAMAAAGLGPGRYKLGRWDIEVGPDRAARAPGGSHLVGSAASLPYVSQKLTEELGLSESQVQALCRDNPQRALLIP, from the coding sequence ATGAATTTCTTCGACATTCAGGTCAACGGGTACGCCGGGATTGATTTCAACCAGGACAACCTGTCCCGCGTCGACCTCCTTCATGCCTGCGGGCGACTCCGGCGTGATGGCACCGCGAAGGTCCTCGCCACGATCATCACAGACCATGCCGACTCCATGGCCCGGAGGATCGAGACCCTCGCCCGGTTGAAGACAGATAACTCCCTGACCGACGAGGTCATTGCGGGCATCCACATCGAGGGGCCATTCATCTCGGACCGGGAAGGCTTCCGGGGAGCTCATCCTGCGGATGCCATCCGCCCAGCAGACGTCGGCCTGATGCGCGAACTGCTCACGGCAGGACGCGGGCATATCCGCCTCGTGACGCTGGCTCCTGAGCAAGACCCTTCCGGAGCCACCATCCGGTTTCTCCGCGACCAGGGCGTCGCCGTATCCGCAGGTCATACCGATGCGAGTCTGGAGGAACTTCGCGGCGCTATCCGGCACGGGCTGAGCCTTTTCACCCATTTGGGCAATGCCTGCCCGGCATCCCTCCCCCGGCATGACAATATCATCCAGCGGGCTCTCTTTCTCAGAGATCAGCTCATTCTCTGCTTCATCGCCGACGGCGTTCACATCCCAACTTTCGTCCTGAAGAACTACCTCGATCTCGCCGGGCTGGAGAGATCCATCGTCACTACCGATGCCATGGCCGCCGCAGGCCTCGGGCCGGGTCGCTACAAGCTCGGCCGATGGGACATCGAGGTCGGCCCCGACCGTGCCGCCCGGGCGCCCGGCGGCAGCCACCTCGTCGGCTCCGCCGCCAGTCTCCCCTACGTCTCGCAGAAACTCACCGAGGAACTCGGACTCTCGGAATCCCAAGTGCAGGCTCTCTGCCGGGACAATCCGCAACGCGCCCTTTTAATCCCATGA
- a CDS encoding glucosamine-6-phosphate deaminase, whose translation MSIRTIISSNKKISGASAARHGALLIREAIAEHGRANIIIATGASQFEMLQTLVGEELPWHKVTVFHLDEYVGLPITHPASFRQYLWERFHRLLPNPLNQFHYINGEIDPEAECERLAALISEHPIDVCFAGIGENGHLAFNDPPANFETTRPYLVVNLDDACRRQQLGEGWFPSLEAVPQQAISMSIRQILKSRSIILTVPDARKAEAVRNTLEHTIDPGIPASILQTHLGTTLYLDPPAASLLK comes from the coding sequence ATGTCCATTCGTACCATCATCAGCTCGAACAAGAAAATCTCCGGCGCTTCCGCCGCCCGCCATGGGGCGCTCCTGATCCGCGAGGCCATCGCAGAACACGGACGAGCCAATATCATCATTGCCACCGGCGCGTCCCAGTTTGAGATGCTTCAGACCCTCGTGGGAGAAGAGCTTCCGTGGCATAAGGTCACCGTTTTCCACCTCGACGAGTATGTGGGTCTGCCGATAACGCATCCCGCCTCCTTCCGGCAGTACCTTTGGGAACGCTTTCATCGCCTCCTGCCCAATCCCCTGAACCAGTTTCATTACATCAATGGCGAAATCGATCCTGAGGCGGAATGCGAGCGCCTCGCAGCTTTGATCTCCGAGCACCCCATTGACGTATGTTTTGCAGGCATCGGGGAGAACGGCCATCTCGCCTTTAATGACCCACCGGCGAATTTTGAAACAACACGCCCCTATCTTGTCGTAAACCTCGACGACGCCTGCCGCCGCCAGCAACTCGGCGAAGGATGGTTCCCCTCGCTGGAAGCCGTCCCGCAGCAGGCCATCTCGATGTCGATCCGCCAGATCCTCAAATCCCGCTCGATCATTCTCACCGTGCCCGACGCCCGCAAAGCAGAGGCGGTGCGCAATACGCTGGAGCACACGATCGATCCCGGCATCCCGGCATCCATCCTGCAGACACATCTCGGCACCACCCTGTACCTGGACCCGCCTGCCGCCTCGCTGCTCAAGTAA
- a CDS encoding SDR family NAD(P)-dependent oxidoreductase: MTRFTSSSYQTAIITGGADGLGKALARKLVQQGVFVTLFDLNEAKLQETAANLGELADWHVVDVTQSEQIRTAVDAVQQKRGTIEILVNSAGITGKTNLKSHEVPVEDFDRVLSLNARGTFLCCQTVLPVMLSGSYGRILNIASIAGKEGNAGMVAYSTSKAAVIGMTKAMGKEYAETGITVNALAPAVIQTALVDAMPPAQVSYMTDKIPMKRCGTLEEFAEIAAFIVSPANSFTTGFTFDLSGGRAVY, encoded by the coding sequence ATGACTCGATTCACCTCATCAAGCTACCAGACGGCCATCATCACTGGAGGCGCCGACGGCTTGGGCAAGGCCCTCGCCCGCAAACTTGTCCAGCAGGGAGTGTTTGTCACTCTCTTCGATCTCAACGAAGCCAAACTCCAGGAAACTGCGGCCAATCTCGGCGAACTCGCCGACTGGCACGTCGTGGATGTAACTCAGAGCGAACAAATCCGTACTGCGGTGGACGCCGTGCAACAAAAACGAGGGACCATCGAGATCCTCGTCAACTCCGCAGGGATCACCGGCAAGACCAACCTGAAGTCTCACGAGGTTCCCGTGGAAGATTTTGACCGGGTCCTCAGCCTGAATGCCCGCGGCACCTTTCTCTGCTGCCAGACCGTGCTTCCCGTGATGCTCTCCGGGAGCTACGGGCGCATCCTGAACATCGCCTCGATCGCAGGCAAGGAGGGCAATGCCGGCATGGTGGCCTACTCCACCTCCAAGGCCGCCGTCATCGGTATGACCAAGGCTATGGGCAAGGAATACGCCGAGACCGGGATCACTGTGAACGCGCTGGCCCCCGCCGTAATCCAGACCGCGCTGGTCGACGCCATGCCTCCAGCCCAGGTATCCTACATGACGGACAAGATCCCCATGAAGAGGTGCGGCACTCTGGAAGAATTTGCCGAAATCGCCGCATTCATCGTTTCTCCCGCCAACAGCTTCACCACCGGGTTTACCTTCGATCTCAGCGGCGGACGGGCCGTTTACTAA
- a CDS encoding creatininase family protein, translating into MKYADLTSPEIGRIAPDRIAVLPIAALEQHGNHLPVITDAAIADELGRRVEVLLPDRIVLLPTLWCGSSHHHLGFPGTISISSETYTRVLVDMADSLIASGFRRIFFLNCHGGNQTPFAEALYRLNLKHKGANEPWIAAASYWNLAARELAAQTFMATPRLSHACEYETSLMLALRPDWVQKDALGETSGIGSQYYDPLGYTPSRVVVSQSFDQLSQTGALGSPELATEEKGRQLFTLLASAVARFLEEFATWKRRDFSS; encoded by the coding sequence ATGAAGTACGCTGACCTCACCTCGCCCGAGATCGGCCGGATCGCACCGGATCGCATCGCCGTCCTCCCCATCGCCGCGCTGGAGCAACATGGCAACCATCTGCCCGTCATCACGGATGCAGCCATCGCCGATGAACTCGGCCGGAGGGTCGAGGTGCTCCTTCCCGACAGGATCGTCCTGCTCCCCACGCTCTGGTGCGGGTCCTCGCACCATCACCTGGGCTTTCCCGGCACAATCAGCATCAGTAGCGAAACCTACACGCGGGTCCTGGTCGATATGGCCGACTCATTGATCGCCTCCGGGTTTCGGCGGATCTTTTTCCTAAACTGCCATGGCGGCAATCAGACGCCCTTTGCGGAGGCTCTTTACCGGCTGAACCTGAAGCACAAGGGAGCCAACGAACCCTGGATCGCGGCAGCCAGCTATTGGAATCTCGCCGCTCGGGAGCTGGCCGCACAGACCTTCATGGCGACCCCCCGCCTCTCTCATGCCTGCGAATATGAGACCTCCCTCATGCTCGCGCTCCGCCCCGACTGGGTGCAAAAGGACGCCCTCGGAGAGACCTCAGGCATCGGGTCGCAGTATTACGATCCCCTCGGCTACACGCCATCTCGCGTCGTCGTCTCCCAGTCCTTTGACCAGCTTTCCCAGACGGGTGCGCTGGGATCTCCGGAACTGGCCACCGAGGAAAAGGGCAGACAACTTTTCACTCTTCTTGCATCGGCTGTCGCCAGGTTCCTTGAGGAATTCGCCACCTGGAAACGCCGGGATTTTTCATCATGA
- a CDS encoding RidA family protein — protein MPSSLEILSEVPGLPKPRGPFSAGIISEGRLLHVSGQGPYCPETGGFVRGTIAEQTRLTLECLRRVIVHCGAGVSDIVSCRVYLQPLDKQTFAAMNAIYAEFFGAHRPARTTIGTQLLEIDVEIDCIVRIPL, from the coding sequence GTGCCTTCGTCTCTCGAAATACTTTCCGAAGTCCCCGGTCTCCCCAAGCCCAGGGGACCATTTTCCGCAGGCATCATTTCCGAGGGTCGGCTGCTCCATGTCTCGGGGCAGGGACCATACTGTCCGGAGACTGGCGGCTTCGTTCGCGGAACGATCGCGGAGCAGACACGGTTGACGCTGGAGTGCCTCCGGCGAGTGATCGTGCATTGCGGCGCAGGCGTCTCCGATATCGTTAGCTGCCGGGTTTACCTCCAGCCCCTGGACAAGCAGACATTCGCCGCCATGAACGCGATCTATGCCGAGTTCTTTGGCGCTCACCGTCCGGCCCGCACCACCATCGGCACTCAGTTGCTGGAGATCGACGTGGAGATCGACTGCATCGTGCGCATCCCGCTATGA
- a CDS encoding dihydrodipicolinate synthase family protein, translating into MTAISCPPATKPPCVDRPRLIAAPFTPLLPDGSVHYDSLAEYAANLSSSGVTGVFIGGTSGEGMSLTREERMRLAETWLAAAGQRLSVIVHVGHTCLEEAKGLAAHASSIGAHGIASIGSVFFDPSSPEAWVECCQIMAAAAPSTPFYYYHMPSMSRIREKASRLLPQMIKAIPSFAGIKFTHEDLGDYSECLRLADGRYEIFFGRDELLLTGLSLGAKSAVGSTYNFAAPLYHKTARLHALGRSSEAEEWQSLCTNAISIMIRLGGLNVIRSTMKLCGFDCGPMRLPLRAPDECVTDALRDELQGIAFFERLEQARAELLQP; encoded by the coding sequence ATGACCGCCATCTCCTGCCCTCCTGCCACCAAGCCCCCCTGCGTCGATCGCCCGCGATTGATTGCGGCCCCCTTCACCCCGCTCCTTCCGGATGGTTCGGTCCATTACGATTCACTCGCAGAGTACGCGGCGAACCTATCCTCCTCCGGCGTCACCGGGGTCTTCATCGGAGGCACCTCAGGTGAAGGCATGTCCCTTACCCGGGAGGAACGCATGCGACTGGCGGAGACCTGGCTGGCTGCCGCAGGCCAGAGACTCAGTGTCATTGTGCACGTCGGCCACACTTGTCTCGAGGAGGCCAAGGGGCTTGCGGCTCATGCCTCCTCAATCGGCGCGCATGGCATCGCCTCCATCGGGTCTGTCTTCTTCGATCCCTCCTCCCCGGAAGCCTGGGTGGAGTGCTGCCAGATAATGGCCGCTGCCGCGCCCTCGACCCCATTCTATTACTATCATATGCCCTCGATGAGCCGCATCCGGGAAAAGGCCAGCCGCCTTCTTCCGCAGATGATCAAGGCGATCCCGTCCTTCGCTGGCATCAAGTTCACCCACGAGGATCTCGGGGACTATTCCGAGTGCCTCCGCCTCGCCGACGGTAGATACGAGATTTTCTTCGGCCGCGATGAACTCCTGCTCACCGGCCTTTCGCTGGGCGCGAAGAGCGCAGTCGGCAGCACCTACAACTTCGCCGCGCCGCTCTATCACAAGACGGCGCGTCTCCATGCCCTCGGTCGCTCCTCCGAGGCCGAAGAGTGGCAGTCCCTCTGCACGAACGCGATATCGATCATGATTCGCCTCGGTGGGCTGAACGTCATTCGCTCCACAATGAAGCTCTGCGGCTTCGATTGCGGCCCGATGCGTCTCCCCCTTCGAGCGCCCGACGAGTGTGTGACCGACGCCCTCCGTGACGAGCTTCAGGGCATCGCGTTTTTCGAACGACTCGAACAGGCCCGAGCCGAACTTTTGCAACCCTAA
- a CDS encoding Gfo/Idh/MocA family protein, with product MKSKRLIIAGMGSIGLRHARLYSALPGLNVEICDSREAGLHEARALLPNAPQWRDYSAAIASRPDYVLIATPHQAHAEMACLALENGCRVLCEKPMSHHLDEASQMTSCAQETGSPLAIGFHLRFHPSVVRLRAMLQSGEAGDLIFIRYRVDSLVTLENSRSRYQTHLPGALLMDYSHGLDLLHHLLGKPPERIFAQGVAGEIAGYSANPLVFDALFSYPSLQAELHLSYTGKPEVHCVEVTTSKFNIRLELNSGTFVRHQVADGTCEDLSFPFERDALYLAQWQAFQDFCDGLPSQICSAEQALETNRIMARLIDLLERDPEPASSSIFPAIQLSCS from the coding sequence ATGAAATCCAAGCGCTTGATCATTGCCGGCATGGGTTCGATCGGCTTGCGCCACGCCCGGCTGTACTCCGCCCTCCCCGGTCTCAATGTTGAGATCTGCGACTCCCGCGAGGCAGGTCTTCACGAAGCCCGGGCACTCCTTCCAAATGCACCGCAGTGGCGCGACTACTCCGCAGCGATCGCCTCACGCCCCGACTACGTCCTTATCGCAACGCCTCATCAGGCGCACGCGGAGATGGCCTGTCTCGCTCTGGAAAACGGGTGCCGAGTGCTCTGCGAAAAACCCATGAGCCATCATCTCGATGAAGCTTCGCAGATGACCTCCTGTGCGCAAGAGACCGGGTCTCCACTGGCCATCGGTTTTCACCTACGATTTCATCCCTCCGTGGTGCGCCTTCGGGCCATGCTCCAAAGCGGTGAGGCGGGCGACCTCATTTTCATCCGCTACCGGGTGGATTCGCTCGTGACGCTGGAAAACTCCCGCTCGCGATACCAGACGCATCTCCCTGGTGCTCTGCTTATGGATTACAGCCACGGACTCGACCTCCTTCATCACCTGCTAGGCAAGCCTCCAGAGAGAATTTTTGCCCAGGGAGTGGCGGGTGAGATCGCGGGCTACTCAGCCAACCCGCTCGTTTTCGATGCTCTCTTTTCCTACCCTTCGCTCCAGGCCGAGTTGCACCTTAGTTATACCGGCAAGCCGGAGGTCCACTGCGTGGAGGTGACCACTAGTAAATTCAACATCCGTCTTGAACTGAACAGCGGAACCTTTGTTCGGCATCAGGTTGCCGACGGAACCTGTGAGGATCTTTCGTTCCCCTTTGAACGTGACGCCCTCTACCTCGCGCAGTGGCAGGCCTTTCAGGACTTCTGCGACGGCCTTCCCAGCCAGATCTGCTCGGCAGAGCAGGCTCTTGAGACCAACCGGATCATGGCCCGGCTGATCGATCTCCTTGAGCGCGATCCTGAACCCGCTTCCTCCTCGATCTTCCCCGCCATCCAACTCTCCTGCTCATGA
- a CDS encoding SDR family NAD(P)-dependent oxidoreductase yields the protein MHVTNLFSLRGRVALITGATERLGYYSAEALSEAGAKVIITSRDKTRAERAAADLSAATGQPVEGISLDVASEESVSSAFRSLAERHGQLDILINNASGRGTTPEESGYAYHHPEDQPLAHWDCTIRQNLTSTFLCCRSALPLMKRQHSGSIINMSSISSLIGRDRSVYADSPDLVPNTADYTAAKAGVIGLTVDLAAQVGNHQIRVNALLPGGFQRPSHPQEFVRRYSSHTMLGRMGDFSADLKGAVLFLASDASRYVTGQTLAVDGGFLTYR from the coding sequence ATGCATGTCACCAACCTCTTCTCCCTGCGGGGCCGCGTGGCGCTAATCACCGGAGCCACGGAACGCCTTGGCTATTACTCGGCCGAAGCCCTCTCCGAAGCAGGAGCCAAAGTCATCATCACCTCCCGGGACAAAACCCGTGCGGAACGCGCCGCCGCCGATCTCTCTGCGGCAACCGGCCAGCCCGTCGAGGGAATCTCCCTGGATGTTGCCAGCGAGGAATCAGTCTCCTCCGCTTTTCGCTCGCTGGCCGAGCGCCATGGACAACTGGACATCCTCATCAACAATGCCAGCGGCCGCGGCACGACCCCTGAGGAATCGGGCTACGCATATCACCATCCCGAGGACCAGCCTCTTGCACATTGGGACTGCACGATCCGCCAGAATCTCACGAGCACTTTTCTCTGTTGCCGCTCAGCCTTGCCGCTAATGAAGCGCCAGCATTCCGGCTCCATCATCAACATGAGCTCGATCTCCTCATTGATCGGTCGCGACCGCTCGGTGTACGCCGACTCTCCCGACCTTGTTCCCAACACAGCAGACTACACCGCGGCCAAGGCTGGCGTGATCGGGCTCACCGTCGACCTTGCCGCACAGGTGGGAAACCACCAGATCCGGGTCAACGCCCTCCTGCCCGGCGGATTCCAGCGCCCGAGCCATCCGCAGGAATTTGTCCGCCGGTACTCGAGCCACACCATGCTCGGCCGCATGGGCGACTTTTCCGCCGACCTGAAGGGCGCGGTGCTTTTCCTCGCCTCCGACGCCTCCCGCTACGTCACCGGCCAGACGCTCGCCGTCGATGGCGGATTCCTTACCTATCGATGA
- a CDS encoding M55 family metallopeptidase, translated as MKVFLMTDIEGVAGVSSHALHSYPEGKYHEEAKRRLTGEVNAAVDGLLAGGASEVLVADGHGPGGISFDHLHEKALLLHGRPITREQLLEPIWDCDVVAVVGQHARSGVAEGNQNHTFDSRAIDRMTLNGREIGETYYLAAWAGLKGIPVVFLSGDAAACEEAETDIPGIVTATVKWGQGANSEICLSSQAAQGLIRTKVREALESHRRDPVQPIGLEGPYELRIRWFSTQAADEAESVSGCERIDGKTTCYRSPSLLDALRRLHRPEMPGVKPLSQVKI; from the coding sequence ATGAAGGTTTTTCTCATGACTGACATCGAGGGTGTCGCTGGTGTTTCGTCGCATGCCCTGCACTCCTACCCGGAGGGAAAGTATCATGAGGAGGCCAAGCGCCGTCTGACCGGAGAAGTCAATGCCGCCGTGGATGGACTGCTGGCGGGTGGGGCGTCGGAGGTGCTCGTCGCCGATGGCCACGGGCCGGGCGGGATCAGCTTTGACCACCTGCATGAAAAGGCGCTGCTCCTGCACGGACGACCGATCACGCGAGAACAGCTGCTGGAGCCGATCTGGGACTGTGACGTGGTAGCGGTCGTCGGCCAGCATGCCCGGAGCGGCGTCGCCGAAGGCAACCAGAATCACACTTTCGACAGCCGGGCGATTGATCGCATGACATTGAATGGCCGGGAGATCGGTGAGACGTACTACCTCGCGGCCTGGGCGGGATTGAAGGGCATCCCCGTCGTTTTCCTGAGCGGAGATGCGGCGGCATGCGAGGAGGCCGAGACCGACATCCCCGGCATCGTGACGGCAACGGTCAAATGGGGGCAGGGAGCGAACAGCGAGATCTGTCTCTCCAGCCAGGCTGCGCAGGGACTCATTCGCACAAAGGTCCGCGAGGCGCTGGAAAGCCACCGCCGCGACCCCGTCCAGCCGATCGGCCTGGAGGGACCGTATGAGCTACGCATCCGCTGGTTTTCCACGCAGGCTGCCGACGAGGCGGAGTCGGTGTCGGGATGTGAGCGTATCGATGGGAAGACAACATGCTATCGGTCCCCCAGTCTCCTGGATGCTCTGAGGCGTCTGCACCGCCCGGAGATGCCCGGAGTGAAACCTCTATCCCAAGTAAAAATATGA
- the ald gene encoding alanine dehydrogenase has protein sequence MIIGVPKEIKEQEHRVGLLPAGVQKLRRGGHHVLVETGAGAGCGYSDVEYSAAGAEIVGSHEAVFERADLIVKVKEPLPAEYGLLRRGQILFTYLHLAASRGLTEALQRSGCTAVAYETIEVNRRLPLLEPMSEIAGRMSVVVGGYYLAKHNGGKGVLLGGVPGVLPGKVVVLGGGTSGVNAARMAAGLGADVTILEVDLERMRFLDITMQTTNTLYSTEANLLELLPETDLLVGAVLVPGARAPRLISREMLSLMKPGSVLVDIAIDQGGCAETSRPTTHKAPVYEEGGVIHYCVANMPGAYARTAAQALNNATFRYLELIADNGLEKACRLNPSLHGGINVLDGQVTVAAVAEAHDMPYAQPALGELAAA, from the coding sequence ATGATCATTGGTGTCCCAAAAGAAATCAAGGAACAGGAGCATCGAGTCGGGCTGTTGCCAGCCGGAGTGCAAAAGCTGAGGCGTGGCGGGCATCATGTGCTGGTCGAAACCGGGGCCGGTGCCGGGTGTGGGTATTCCGACGTGGAATACTCGGCGGCCGGGGCCGAGATTGTCGGCAGTCACGAGGCGGTCTTCGAGCGGGCCGACCTGATCGTCAAGGTCAAGGAGCCGCTGCCTGCGGAGTATGGCCTGCTCCGCCGGGGGCAGATCCTTTTCACCTATCTGCATCTCGCTGCGAGCCGCGGGCTCACCGAGGCGCTGCAGCGCTCGGGCTGCACGGCGGTCGCCTATGAAACGATCGAGGTAAACCGGCGTCTCCCGCTGCTGGAGCCGATGAGCGAGATCGCGGGCCGGATGTCTGTGGTCGTCGGTGGTTATTATCTGGCGAAGCACAATGGCGGAAAGGGTGTGCTGCTGGGCGGAGTACCCGGGGTGCTGCCGGGCAAGGTGGTGGTCCTGGGCGGCGGCACGTCGGGAGTCAATGCCGCCCGCATGGCGGCGGGGCTCGGCGCCGATGTGACCATCCTGGAAGTCGATCTGGAGAGGATGCGTTTTCTCGACATCACGATGCAGACCACGAACACGCTGTACTCCACCGAGGCCAATCTGCTGGAACTGCTTCCCGAGACGGACTTGCTGGTCGGGGCGGTGCTCGTGCCCGGGGCGCGTGCGCCCAGGCTGATCAGTCGGGAGATGCTTTCGCTGATGAAGCCGGGCAGCGTCCTGGTGGATATCGCGATCGACCAGGGGGGATGCGCGGAAACCTCCCGGCCGACTACGCACAAGGCGCCGGTCTATGAAGAAGGAGGCGTGATTCACTATTGCGTGGCCAATATGCCCGGGGCTTACGCAAGGACGGCGGCACAGGCTTTGAACAACGCGACCTTCCGCTATCTGGAACTGATCGCGGACAACGGACTTGAGAAAGCCTGCCGGCTCAACCCCTCGCTCCATGGCGGAATCAATGTCCTGGACGGTCAGGTCACCGTGGCGGCCGTGGCCGAGGCTCATGACATGCCGTACGCCCAACCCGCTCTGGGCGAACTGGCCGCAGCGTAA